In Benincasa hispida cultivar B227 chromosome 8, ASM972705v1, whole genome shotgun sequence, the sequence cGATAGTATTCTTTATaacacaaaagagagaaaagttagCAAAGATGGTCTATAAAACAAATGTCTTGATGAATACATAGAAGAAAGTTTGATGACATCTCCAAATGACATCTCCAACAACATCTCCAACATCTCCAATAACATCTCCAAAACGGTAGTTTACCTACAATTACATTAATTAAAGGACATTATTATACATATCAAGATTAAATGTAAGAAGAACTCTCAACCCCTCATTTGAAAACTAATCTCAATCCAccccacacaacattcaaaatttataaacttccataaacaaacaaagaaaaaatcctataatcctacaaaacaaagaaaatcctataatcctacaaaataaagaaaatcctataatcctacaaaacaaagaaaatcctataatcctacaaaacaaagaaaatcaacacaCTTCCAATGCTACATGTTCTCAACCTTAAacctccacaaacacacaaaaaattccaagttgaactccaaaatAGGTATAACTAATCTCAACTCACCCGacacaacattcaaatttcataaacctCCCCAAACACATACAAAACTCCACAAACACACAATGAATGAATCCTTAAATGCTTAAATGAACAAATGACTTGAACGTGCAGAGATAACCATAACTCAAACTTTATCTAATCAGTTTCTAGTTACTATATACAAACTTCAACCTTTGCAATTTCCATTTACTATATACAAACTTCAACCTCAACAATTTCCATAGATCCAAAAAGATGctctagaaaataaaaaataaaaggaaaaggaagtAAAAACAGTACGTTAACAattttcaacaacaaaatttctaaCACAATAAGATGACAACGTCTTCGACTCGCTGATTTCAAGTTCATAATCACTTTCAAGAACATAGATTTCAAGTTCAGAATCACTTTCAATTTATTAGGAATTTTAGGATAAAATAGCAAAACTTAAGAAAAATAGATCACTTacccaaaatcaaaattaagtcAAATAAACAAAACCCGTGGCGCTCAATGAAGATGTCCAAAAAGCTCgatgaagggaaaaaaaggaacaaaatcataattaacaaaaaaaaaaaaaaggaaaaaaataaagcacTTATCCAAAAAAGCACGAAATCTGGCAAGAGAGACGGCGACCGTGCTCGATTGATCACCACACGACGACCCTATCTTGAGGATCGACAGGCAACAACGATGATCGACTGAAGGGCACCAACGAAAGGCATTGCGACAGAGATCGGCGAAGAGAAATTGCTCAAAATCCTAGTTGCGTTTGAAGATCGATTTCCAGATCTGTGATGGATCTGGAATTTTTAAAGGGTATCTTACAATGCTCAAAACGCTAGCATCAGGAGTTATGTCTAACTCCCGATGCCATAAATTACTCGTTGGGAGTTCATATAATCTCCTGGCGTTGTAATATGTCAGCATCAGGAGATATGTATCTTCAAACTCGATGTCGCATGATGATGTGAAGCCTATCTCTCGATGCCATAAAACTAGTGGCAGGAGTTATACATCTTCAAACTCTTAGGCCCATCATGAAAGATGTGAAGCGTATCTCCCGACGACGTAAAACTAGCATCTGAAGTTACGCACAACTCCCGACGCATTAATTAACCCATTGGAAGGTAGGCCATATTTAACTAGAACTCCCGACGTTGGTTACACGTTGTCAGGAGTTATAAGTAACTCCTGACGGTTATTTTATGGCATCCGAAAATAGTGTATCTCCCGACTAGTGAACTCCCGATGATGGTCTTTCACGTCGAGAGATCTGTCTTGTTCTTGTAGTACACGTACTATCAAACTAGTATATATCAATTATACCTTATTTTCTCCTTCAAAGTTTCTCGTCGATTCTTACTTTCATTTATGAAGGCAAAAATTTTCGGATTTTTGGAGATATTTTCCTTACTGTATaggttttgaaaagaaaactattttgaaaaattcaaaaccaCCAGAAACTTCTTTTACATATTGAgagctaaaaaaataaattggccTACATTTTTGTGTAAATTAGTAGCTCATTAGACTACAATTATATAATTAGGTATATTTATTTAGGCTATATGTATAGAAAGTTCCAacttaatttaacattttcattttttcaatttaattaggcaattttcatttttgtgtaAAATAGTAGCTCATTAGGCTACAATTGAATTTAAGACTGAAATcctagtttatttcaatttgaagttaaCATGTTACGAAAAAAAATTGATCACTTCCAAATCAGTTAGAGTGATAAAAGTCTATGAAATTATATCTCAAAACCTAGTAAAATCAAAAtaccaaattattaaaacaataaattaacaaaattataaatttagtcacatctctatttcattttaaaaaaaaaaacaaacattttttaaaaaaatttttagtttattttaaacttaaccatactaaaataattaaaacgatAAATTTgaactaatctaaaatctaacaattgattaaatacaagaaactaTTTCTCAAACTCATGATTTATAAATTTGTGTAGACTTCTTAAACCCCTAGTAGAGTTCGAAAAACTGTATTCcaaacacaatttttttaaactcGGACTATCTAAACCTCTTTGTCTAACTTCAGACTTAATATTCCCAGGTTAAGATTTCAAACTTGGTTGAGGTTGAATTGGGTTGGCTTTATAATTGATGGATATTTATTCTCTAAAAAGgggtaattgaaaatttattgatgTCATACGGTGTCGTTTTGCAGGTCTAAAACCCAGAAAAATGGGGTATGGTCCCCAATATTCCGGATTACGAATTCCTCGAACTGTTGTAGCGGCCTTCGGGTAAAACGCCGGAGAAGACGAAAATGACCGCCGGATTACCATTCACAGTCGCAGCTGCTCCAAAACCGTTCTTTCAGTTTCAGATTACTCATCATAATAATATCCGTTCAACCGAGACGCATACTCGAATTCATAGCATTCGATCCCAATTGGCTTACAGTTCTACGCCACTCCCCTTCTTCTCTGTGAGGAAGACTCACTCAATTTCAGATTCACCACTCTTTTCATTGGCATGTGCCTCTTCTTCACCTTCTCCTTCTCCCAGAAGATACACGCCTTCAACCAGGCTCTACGTCAGTGGTTGATTTTCTTTCTCCCAATTGTGTATTTACGCCTAATTTTGTTTGAGACAATTTGGATTTGTTGAATGATTCCAACTTCACGCCTGCAGGACTTTCATTCCGGACCACTGAAGAGAGCTTGCGAAATGCTTTCAAAAGCTTTGGCCAACTTGTAGAAGGTCGTCGACTAGTACTGTGTTCTGAACGTCCATTTTGTCTCAATACTTGATATCTGGCGCTAACTGCTATCAATTGTTATAAATTTCAGTCAATTTGGTGATGGATAAAGTAGCCAATAGACCAAGAGGATTTGCCTTCCTCCGTTATGCTACTGAAGAAGAATCTCAAAAGGCTATCGAGGGAATGCACGGCAAGGTAATTTAAATGCTCCATCTTTGCAATCGATACTCTGTCTTATATCTTCTAAATGAGTGTAGTTTTCATAATGCATATTGTTTTCTTATGTgttatatactatatattatccTCTCAATCGCCAAAATCCACTTAAAATTCTCTTTTCTTATCCACTGTGATTTTGTGATGCATATGGCTAGCTGTCTAGAAGTATATCTCATTTGGTCATCATCTCTAGCTGAAGACAGTAGATCCATCTATAAGAACTCTAAAGGATGACTATAATCTAGAAATTGCGAAGTTAACTCCATTAACTGTCATCTTGAGCAAGCCTCTCAGTATCTATGATATAAAATCACAGAAATTAGAATCTCCAGTTTAGGCATTACACAAAGCAAGAGACGTTGAAATTCTCTATAAATTTAGCTAGAGACTAGATGTCTAGGTAGGAAGAGGTGGATGCAATAGATTTAAGGTGGCATTAAGAAGATATAAAGTAGCGTTCATCCAGTTATTGTTAATCTTGCTTCCTTTCCCAGCTGTGGAAAATTAACACTGTTATACCTTCAAACGAAAAAATGAACTGCTTCAGTGGATAGTTAATAGTTGAATGCTGATCTAAGCATTTGTTATTATGAACCTGAtgactttattttattacattagTGAATGTGTATATATCAGTAGGTAGATTACTTGTTAGTTGTTACCGTTAGATTAACATTGTTAGGAGGAACAAATCCAATTAACTGAACCCGCTGTAGCAATCAAATTTCCGTTTTGCTACATGCAAAGCCTTGGATGGTACTCAGACTCACCAAAGCTTTATACATGAGCATTGGCTCTTCCCCTGTCTCCTGAGCAAAATGAAACTTACCAGCAGGAAGTAACTAATTCTCtcccttttcctttccttcCCAAAGCTCTCCTATTTACGATCACTTACCTATGAAACTGACTAGTTCCAACTAGCTTTGGCTAAGGGGAAAGGTGTTCAAAGCGAAAGCACTGGTGTTTTCTAAatcttcaaaataatttttatcatttaactAAATACCATGAAAACTTTGGAAATTATTTTGaagtaattttttcatttttctggAAGTGATTCGAACTCAATAACATTGGTGGTCATTCTCGTCTTTGGCCTTCATATTATAAGTAAATCATGTGGGACGCTTAGGAGGCCTATCAAATACTGCTTAAACCAAAATATCGAAGGTTTCTTGAATATTTGGCATGTTCTACTTCTACATACTTAATCGTAATAAAATTCAGTATAGTTTTAACTTGGACTTGGAAGAGAATTGATTAGAGAAATATCATGGTTAAACCCTAATTGCTGGCTTGACTTGTCATAAACCGATCACTGTTTAATGAACAAGTTATATAAAaggatttatttttaattaagttcAAGCAACACTAGATTCAATAAGTTCTCGTTTCTAGCGAAAAAATTGTATATCAGAGTTCCACAACTAGCAAAAGTACTGTTAAATATGAGGGACTTTTTGGCCTCGAGGTTTCCTCCAATTTGTAGTGACAACTATGTTTGTCGAAGTTAACAGTCAAAGAACTTATTCCCAGGTTTATTTGATGGATATACTCTCCCCACCTCTTCTCATTGGGAAGCATGAATTGATATGATATTCTCTTCTCGGATTCCATGGATAAAATTCCGATGCTACCTCAAGAGAAAAAGGCTACTTTTGAAATCAAGCCTATAGCCGGGAGGGTTTGTTCTATGCCAACTGATTGTgagggattttttttcttttattttattttaaaatctaaataaaataaaaagagaatcTGTGATGATCTTCGTCTTAAATTTTGTTGGTGCAAAGTATTTTCAATCATTGAATAGTAGCATTGTGAGCTAATAGGGGAAACTTTGGTTTAGTTTCTGGATGGCAGGGTGATTTTTGTGGAAGTTGCAAAATCCAGATCGGAGCTTCGCCAAGGCCTCAAAGAAAACTCTAGCTAACGCTGCTAGTACATAGGGATCATTGTTTCCCTCAAAATTCACATTCATTTTTAAAGGAGccgtttaaatataaataatatatacatgGACGGTCTCTGCATTGTCGTTATTGGTATGAGAAAGCTTGATCTTGATTGTGTATAATTATGATGTAGTCAAAGTGTATTTCAGGAACAGCGTTTTCTGTTGAAATTAATGATATTAATATTTGGGATTGGTCAAGTGGCTCACCTAACCAAATATGAACTTCTGAGGCATGAATTATGGTCAAAGATCACAGATTGAAACAAGAATATGAGTGCTTTGCTTAAATCCTGAGCACGgatttttagaaatattaagAGGAATTTTAGGGATGTCCATACCAGACGCATACCCGTGAGGAGAGTGTGGGACATAATTTGAAACAAACAAGGAGAGCCCTCCCGTTCCGTCCCTGCTAAATTCTCTCcttagcaaaaaaaaatatgcTCAAGGACAAGTCGAAGATTCCCCTTGTAATCACAAGAACCTGCGAACTTCCCAATTTAAATTAAACGAACCATCACTTAGTTACATGATATTCGCTATCTAGTGATATGGCAGTCATGGATGGATAGGTATTAGAAAATACTTCCTTATGTATTGGCAACAAGTTTTAAGTGGAGAACAAAGGGGGGATTTTCCCATTACTTCGGATCTGTGTTGTGTTACTTTAGTCGAGAGTACgaaagtgaataaaataatttttggattaataaCACAGTGTTTAAGATTGCCACTGATTGGATGCTTGGAAGCTAGATTCATTTGTCCTGAAAGTGCTCTTTATTCTTCATCTTCAGGAAGATTAAATATTTGACCGTTAAATAATTTTGGCCTTCAAATTGAACCATCTCCACCAGGAAGTTGAGCCAAGTTTGTTCAAAGATTAGTTAACATTTAATCGTATCTCTCTCTTTCAAGCTCTATTCGCCgagaaataaaatttttccaTTATGAAGATGTAAATAAAAACTCCAAAAATAACGTTTGCAAA encodes:
- the LOC120083394 gene encoding organelle RRM domain-containing protein 6, chloroplastic isoform X2, with protein sequence MTAGLPFTVAAAPKPFFQFQITHHNNIRSTETHTRIHSIRSQLAYSSTPLPFFSVRKTHSISDSPLFSLACASSSPSPSPRRYTPSTRLYVSGLSFRTTEESLRNAFKSFGQLVEVNLVMDKVANRPRGFAFLRYATEEESQKAIEGMHGKVYLMDILSPPLLIGKHELI
- the LOC120083394 gene encoding organelle RRM domain-containing protein 6, chloroplastic isoform X1 gives rise to the protein MTAGLPFTVAAAPKPFFQFQITHHNNIRSTETHTRIHSIRSQLAYSSTPLPFFSVRKTHSISDSPLFSLACASSSPSPSPRRYTPSTRLYVSGLSFRTTEESLRNAFKSFGQLVEVNLVMDKVANRPRGFAFLRYATEEESQKAIEGMHGKFLDGRVIFVEVAKSRSELRQGLKENSS
- the LOC120083394 gene encoding organelle RRM domain-containing protein 6, chloroplastic isoform X3, translated to MTAGLPFTVAAAPKPFFQFQITHHNNIRSTETHTRIHSIRSQLAYSSTPLPFFSVRKTHSISDSPLFSLACASSSPSPSPRRYTPSTRLYVSGLSFRTTEESLRNAFKSFGQLVEVNLVMDKVANRPRGFAFLRYATEEESQKAIEGMHGKSIMAELPNFILNNL